aaaaaaacttatttatattaaaaagtgaatttaatctaatttagtCTCAAAATTTAATCCgcagataaaatttaattaacttagTTTCAAAAACATCTCACCACAAATCCTACATTTATTTATGGAGAAACTGTGATTTCCTAATTTCTTATCTAAAACGGTTTATTCATCTCAGTTCTAAAGATAATCGAAAATATAGTATTgactaaagataaaacaaatttataatatataaataaatgtaaattttattttataaatagattttatagaattaaattagatttaaaatttattttttaccctaatagaataattttaacaaaatttatgttGGTTAATCTCACTTTACAAATATATGGATATCCAATAAATTTTTACACACATTTTACATCTATTATTTCAGCAtcaatctttatttttctttataaatataaaaagttaacttttaataactctaaaaataCGTTGTCAATTGGTGAAGTggtgtaaaaaaaaacatttttctatattaaaatCCCAATTGAAAATTTTCGCCCCCATTTGATGGTATAAACAGTATTGATGCTACGGCCTGATGTTGTTGACTTGAACTATACTTTACTTTCACAAATCATTACTTAATTATACCATTTCTCACTTTCGTAGAGGATTTACTTATCTGCATTTCGCTTTCACAGTGTACAATGCTGACTTCTTATTCCTAACCACACTTCTCAATCACATGCCTTTAATTCAAATATTGCGTTTGGTGTGGAATTTTTTAGTGACAAGGTGAAAGAAAAAATGCTCTTTTGTTTGACGTAAAAGGTGAGACTAAAATTACAAACAGTGGTAATAGTTTATGAGTCTTACAATTTCCCATTCCTTTTTCAGACGATTTAATATGGAATAAGAAAAAGGGTAAATCATAactctttcactttttttttcctttcctttatGCTTTTATCTTACCAAATAAAACCTAAAGGGCTTGCACAAAATTTTCAGTGTTTGGAATTCGCGGGTTGCATCAAAGTCACCAAAATCTAaactacagaaaaaaaaacaaaaaaaaaaaaccgtCCTATGAATGGAACAGTAACCCCAACAACACCTGACTTCAATAATTGCTACGTTATCAATGTTTGTTGACCATTACAAGGAGTTAGCAGTTCATATTTTATGAACACAATGCAACTTcattattatatgttttatgttttttttctaaggTAGAAGATTGATCTTGGACCATTTCCAACCATAACCTCTATCGGATAACGGATTCAGGTCCAATTATAAACAATGATGTAAGAATGGATTTCAtcatttgaatattaaaatattttttgaacgaaatatataaatgagataATATGCTAGTTGTTTAAATCCTGATTTCATGTAGCTTGATCATTTTTTTCTAATCTCCACGTGTTTTTATCTTCATTTCCACAAAGtcatcacaaaagaaaaaaactaaaatttctagttagatatataaataacaaattgcTTTTTATTAATGTACAAGGAAACAATGATATAAAGTTTCTTTTGGATATAAATcctaatctttaatttctatcaaatATAAAGGCGTACATATTTTCAACAAgtacaaatttgtattttattgaaTACCCTGTATGTAGTCGATACTAAATGTGGATCGAAAAGCTTAAAATGTCAGCAAGACCATAAACCTAAATTTTGCATATTGGAGAAGATCTAAATGGAGCAAACTCTTATCTTTATCAATACAACGtgaactttaaatattataagtaattttgttttttattttcaatatagaattcacaatcaaacaaagtgattgaaaaaaataattaaattttatcaatcttatttctgtattgatttgattttgaatagatctaaactttatttttcgttttcatGTTTTATTCAAGGTAAATTCACAAGCGAATTTTGATTAACTTTccaaaatattgataaaaatatcaatCTTTGTAAACTAtaatgacaatatttttttataatattttaacattgatgtatcattatgtgattgataaaaaattatttcacaatcaataataataattataaacactaATATAAATGAATCACAAAATAATACACGTaaatgatattataaaaaaaatattttaaaatatcattatcctctTGTAGAACCGGccataaatattgaaaaaataaactgCGCCCTGaatactaattaaattttaacccCACACCATTTCAAagacaacaaaataattaacacGCATTAAATATTTGACCATTTGACTTTGACCGGTTTAGTATTGTATCAGAAAACATGGCCATGGTGATACTCTGCATCACCGCCACGTGAGATGCTTCAAGAAACAAAGCAAGCAAGAAACACAGGAAATGGGAAGCCTGGAAAAttagaagagagaagaaaacccTTTACATTGTATACGATGATGTACGTAACAAtatgagaaaacaaaaacaacataaaataaaaaaatgtaataatcgaGGATTGGATCTGTGGATTTGATTATCAAACGGTTGGAGGTTGATGAAAAATCCTCGGATGGTGAATCTGTTGAAGCTGTAAACTTTTGAGTGCAGGTCTAGCCGTACCCGATCTCCTTTTCCAGAGACTATCCAATTCTTTTCCTTCCTCCAACTTGGGAACTCTTTTCACCACAGGCAAAGGAGGATCCATGTCTTCAATGCTCATCATGCAAACAACATTGTTGTTGTTCTCACTCCTGAGAAACTTTTGGTTTCTGGGCTTATCCGAAAGCTGTTGCCTTGATCTGCAGCTTGGGatggcggcggcggcggcggcagTGGTGGTTTTGGGGGTGGTAACGATGAAGTTTTTCCCCGAGAAGAGTCTTCTGAGTTTGGAGTATTTGAGAGATGGGGAGGATGTGTTAGttttgtttgagaaataaaGTCTGTGAGAGGGAGGGATGCCAGCTATTTTGTTGTTTCTCTTGACCTGACCCATGCAACTGATTCTTGGGGATAAAGGGTCGTTGGCGGAGGGAGCAGAAGGGTCTCTGAACCGTGGCATGGTGACGTCTTTGATGGTAGGTCGTGAACAGAGCATTGGAAGGAATGTGCTTTTCTGATAGTAAAACTGATGCTGCTGATGGTTTTCATTGCCCATATTAATATATTGATAGTTTTATAGAACAaatcagagagagagagagagagagagagagagagagagagagagagagagagagagagagttggAAAATGTCAAAGCAAATGGTTTTGGCTAGGTCTTTGGGCGTTGCAATCAGAGACACAGTGAGGTGTGAGAGTTTGAGGTTGTCAAATATGTAAGTTTTTGTGTGACTTTTACTGGgactaaagaaaagaaatgcagaaggaagaagaagacaaatgaTTGCAAAAGAAGAAGGCTGATGGAAGAGACAGGACCAGTCTGGAATTGTATATTGGTTTTTCTTTGGAATTTAGCAGAAAATTAGGTTTTGTCTGTCTGATTAAACTCTGGAAGAGACTAATGATTCCAGCTTGCAATTGCATCTGGTTTTTCTGGTTGTGAGATCTGAATGCTAAGGAAGTTTATTTTGATAATGGGATCTGAGTGCTACTATGATATAGGTGGAGCCACCACTTGTCCCCTTTATGCTTCctcatttttttaacttacaAAGGAAACAATACTCATAGAGTTATGGGATACGCATTcataatatcttattattttgCTCACTCACCACTCCCAACCCAATACAAAACGTGCAATAATTTCTCTAATGTTTTCTCACCATCACCTACACCAAAACCTTTCCAATAATTACCCATCTTACTATGCTGTctcaaatttctttcattttccaaCGTATCATTAAAGTTACAACCAGCTTTCTcctttttataattcaattacAACTTCAAGTAATCTTAGTCATTTTGACACGTATTATGAGGACAGCCAcgtttttttatcaataaggCAATTTGTTCAGACTCGGGAGAGGGTATTAGGAAAAGTAAATGTtagtcaaattttaattttaataaactcattataatatagaaagaaaaagagtaagattttaaaaaatagataaaaggaagaaagaaatagaATTTTTTACGTTTCATTTCATATGAGTTTATACTAAATTGAATAGTGTTTTAACCCAACAATATCCATTGAGAAAGACGTTAATTAGCGAACTGGAACCTacttttaatgtaatttaaaagtGTACAAAATGAGGCGGGATTAAAAATTTTtgtaaatgaaatatttttaaatcaatatttcacgagtattaattaaaaagtaaaacagaaactttttaatagaaataaaataataatatatacaatcATTAAACCTGTTAATACCagcattttaaataatttaaaaaaaaggtttacaTGTTAAGCAAAATTAATGTGATATTTTGATTAAATGATAGTTttcactttatatttttaaacaatacaATCAAATCAAGCAATATTAAATGTTGTTTGatacttattaaattttcaaagtttttagaattaaagaaattaaaagctGATGTATTTTACATTACAAGTGAATGAGAAGAGTTGATTTAAATGATAAActaaagagaaattaattgtaGTCAAAATTGAAGATAgtatatagaataaaaaattaaatatggtGAGAGGGGGTGGTATGGGTTCAAATTTTTAGACGTGTAAGTTTGACTTTTTGTTCCACAGTCAAAGTACGGTAATGTTTTCGCGGTGGTTCCACTTTTTCCTCGCACTCCTCTTACAAAGCAGTGTATTATTACTCCAACCATTAACGTGGACAAAATGATATATATTGAACTAAACCGTTAAAAAGTAATGGTCGTGAATAAAATGTAGTTTAAGTgatctaattattttttgttttattaaattatattccattgaaaatggttaatttatattttaacatgaATGATTAATTTGGTTTGTAATTTGGGCTAATTTTTATCACATTTGATTGAGTTAAATTTGGATGAATTTTGATAGAATTGATTtgataacaaattttgattgtaGCTAATTTAATAGAATTTGATCAAATTTTGGATATAACTGATTCGGTCAAATTCGGTTAGGACAtaccaaatttaattaaatttagtttaagattatctcaatcaaatttaaatatagattaattagttgaattttatcaaatttcaattaagattaacttagttaaattttttaggATTGACTTAATCGAATTTGATTGGGATCGACTCGGTCGTATTCAATCAAATTCTGATCATAATAGATTCAATCAAATTTAACCAAGTTTCTATCGAGATTAACTTGACAAATTCGattaaattttagtaaattattagattaaatttggataaactttttgataaattttagtcGAATTTAAATcgaatttcaataaaaatatttagtaaaattcAACTAAATTTTATTGTGACTGAGTTTAttgaattcaaatatatttcgattcattaataaacaattaacggaaagataattttaaaaatttaaatttttaaaactgatttatataaaatgattcAGTTTATTTTTTGCTGTAAATAATTCatgatttttaatatagaaTGATAGACTTTATTTGAGAGGTGAGTTGAGTTTAACTAATTTTATTCACTACTTAATTTTACCTTTTGCCACGTttagcttttaaaaaaaaatgaaaatcagaTATATTgatgtaatataataaaatcttaaatgtAATCATAAAGcatacacataaaaaaaagttaatgttaCAGTGTACTTAAGTTGGGTGGCTAAATactatattgttaaaaaatcattttttattattttaaatagtaaataatagacactttacatatttaatttctaataatatattaatatataatttcagaTGTAGGAtggattgaaaataaataagtaattattatGGGTTGAATAAATCTATCTATCtgtatatctatatataaataagatttgTTTTTCGTGTTTACACtttgttttccaattttattttttagattaaattttttaaaatcaaaataattatttcatcaattttatcttttaagtgattatttatttaaatttaattggttttttatttaattaattttttaattataaaattacctaaaaagtaaataaaaatatttacaatataattatgaaaattattttagttttataattataataattaaaagaataacaataataataataattttataattttgattatcaTACAAAATATGAACATTTATTAgtatatataaagaagattctccatttttatattcacatttattttttaattttatcttttaaataaatgttttttgttaaattaaaataattacttttgcAATTTTTCTGTTTAAGTGACTgctttaataaatttaactgttattttcttaattagactgtttttttcaaatttaattattttattataaaata
This Vigna angularis cultivar LongXiaoDou No.4 chromosome 4, ASM1680809v1, whole genome shotgun sequence DNA region includes the following protein-coding sequences:
- the LOC108331329 gene encoding uncharacterized protein LOC108331329, yielding MGNENHQQHQFYYQKSTFLPMLCSRPTIKDVTMPRFRDPSAPSANDPLSPRISCMGQVKRNNKIAGIPPSHRLYFSNKTNTSSPSLKYSKLRRLFSGKNFIVTTPKTTTAAAAAAIPSCRSRQQLSDKPRNQKFLRSENNNNVVCMMSIEDMDPPLPVVKRVPKLEEGKELDSLWKRRSGTARPALKSLQLQQIHHPRIFHQPPTV